ACCACACCGTTCCTGCTGAGGAGCTTGGCCATGTGGATGACAACGCGGTTGTGCATCTCCCTCGCTTCCTTTGAAAAGCCCAGCTCTGGATAGAGCGTTTTCCTTATGGTGTCCCCGTCAAGTATCTCAACGCGATAGCCCATCTCCCTGAGCTTTCTGGCGAGCTTAACGGCCAGAGTAGTCTTTCCGGCACCGCTCGGTCCCGTGAGCCATATTGTAAAGCCGTTTTCAAGGTTCTTCAGCCCATCCATTCCACCCACCTCGTTTCAGCCGGGTTGATTGGAATGTGGAATATTGAAAGTCAGAGGATGCTCCTCCCGTGCATTCCCGCGAGAGGCTCTTCTATGCCGAAGAGTCTGAGCATGGTCGGGGCGAAGTCATAGATGGTCAGTTGCGTTGCTTTACTCTCGTCGAAGCCCGGCAGGTACATTGAGAACACTCCGAACTCGGAGTGATTGGCATCGTCGGGCCCGGTATCGTTCTCGGGCAGGTAGTTGCTTGGATGTCCAACCGTTCCGGCGGCACGCCAGTTGAGGTTGTCGAAGTAGACCATTATGTCCGGCTTGCTTCCCTTTGTCACCGGGTAGATGTCCTCCGGGTAGAACACCTTAGTGTCCCACTTCTCGCCGTTCGGGCCGCGTATTGACTTTATCTGCTCGGCAACCTCGTCCCTCACCTTCTCGAACCTGGAGAGGGGTATCTTTCCTTCCTTCTCCCTACCGAGCACGTTGAGGAAGACCCTTGAGTAGTAGCCGCCCCAGCCCCAGGCAGTCGTTTCTTTCCAGTCCACTTCGAGGCTCTCGAAGCGCTTGACCTTTCCGTCGTGGAGAACCTCGGGGTTCCTGACCTTCAGCAGGCCCTCCTCGGCCAGCCACTGGTTCACCGCGAAGTTGCCGTGCATGGCCTTTATTCCGTGGTCGGAGACTATAAATACTGCCGTCTCGTCGAGGTCCACGAGCTTGAGCGTCTCGCCTATCTCCCTGTCCAGGAGCCTGTAGTAGTCCGGAATGACGTTCTCGTATTTGTTCCCCTTCCCTGGGTAGAGGTGGTGGTTCGGGTCAAAGTAGCGCCAGAATGCATGATGAAGCCTGTCGAGGCCAATCTCGACGAAGTGGAAGTAGTCCCACTCCTTCTCGCTCAGGAGATAGCGGATTACCTCGAAGCGCTTCTCCGTCATCTCCCAGATGCCGTCCCTAACCTCGTCTTTGGCCTCTCTCCTGAAGGGAACGTCGAAGATGTACTCGCCAACCAGGCGCTCAATCTCACCCTTGAGCTCCTTTGGGTAGGTATAGTCAACGCTGGCATCCGGCGTTATGAAGCAGCTCACGAGGTGACCGTTTATTGGCTTTGGCGGGTATGTCGGCGGGACGCCAACGATTATCGACTTCTTTCCCCGCTCGCCGAGGTAGTCCCAGAGAGTCGGCTCCCTGACCTTCCTGCTGTGGGCTATCCAGTAGTCGGTGTATGAGTGGCCGGTCCTGTGCCTGAAGCCGTAGAGACCGAGCTCACCCGGCGTCTTTCCGGTTACCATCACCATCCACATCGGGATGGTTATCGCCGGGATTCCCGTTTGCATCGGGCCGTAGACCGACTTTTCAAGGAGCCTCTTCACGTTGGGGATGTCGTCGATGAAGCGGTTGAACAGCAGCTCCGGAGGGGCGGAGTCGAGGCCTATGACGAGCACCTTCTTCGTCCGCTCCATTCCCTCCTTAACTTTCCTTTCAAACTCCATTTCCTTCACCTCAGGTACTCTTCAACGATTTTAAGAGCGTCTTCGATTTTATCCCTCTCGCAGACGCAGCCGAGGACTTCTCTCTTGCCGCCGGCGTTAGTTTCGAGTGCCTTAATGCGTTCGATGACCTCGGCCATGTTTATCCTCTCCGCTTCCTTCCCGGAGATTCTGAAGTACAACTGGGCCTTTCCGTGGAAGTCCTCGTTGATGACTATCGCGCCTGAATAGCCCAGCTCCCACACGAGCTTCCGAGCGACCTTCGAGATTATGTTGAATGGGCTCTCGAAGTGAACGATAGCGAAGCCGTTCCGCTCCTCGGCGTTTGAAACTGCCCCCTCGATGGCCTCCCTTATGGCTTCTGCCTTCTTCACCCACGGCTCGTATTCGAGGAGCTCCCTAACGGGGTGGTTCAAAAGCACTTTAACGGCTCCCTCAACCGCCTCCCGATCCATGGCGATGTAGTTGGAGTCTATGAGCTCGACGAGCCTCAGAGCCTCTTCCCGCGAGATTCCCTCTTTCCCTAGGAGCTCCTTAACCTTCTCCAGCTCAAAGGCCTTCTCGCCCACATCCCCAACGACGCCGAGGGCGCTCCAGGCGTTCCATATTCCGAAGTGCTCCGAGACGACGAGGGAGTTAGCCGGCCAGTACTCCCCCTCCAGCGAGGGGTTCACCTGCTCCACGAGCGGATTCTTGATCCTCGGCTGGGTGTGGTGGTCGATGAAGAGCGTCGGAACCCTGACCTTCTCGACCTCCTCCGGAACGTTGAAGTCAAGAACGTAGAGCCTCTCGGTCCTCTCAAGGGCCCTCCATATTCTCTCGTCGAAGCTGAACTCACCTATCTGGGCCGTCATGTTGGTGAACTCCTCCAGAGAGAGCGCCCTGACCAGCAGGGCCGCCGACGCTATCCCATCCGTGTCCCAGTGGTGGACGATTAGATTCACCTAACTCACCCCACAAAAAATAATGAAATCACTCCACGAAGGGATTCTCAAAGCTCCTCACGACCTCGAAGACTTCTGGGCGCATCATGTACTCCGGCGGCTGTTCTCCAGTCATTATCATCTTTCTGAGCTTAGTGCCACTTATGTGGACGTGGAATTCTTTGTCATGGGGGCAGATCTTCGCGTTGACCATGCCGCCGCACTTCCTGCAGTAGAAGGACTCGCGGATGAACATCGGGGTTATTCCCAGGTCCGGGAACTCTCCAAAGAGGTCCCATGCCTCGTAGGGGCCGTAGTAGTCTCCAACGCCCGCATGGTCCCTTCCGACTATGAAGTGCGTCGCACCGAAGTTCTTCCTCATTATCGCGTGGTGAATGGCTTCCCTGGGCCCAGCATAGCGCATCTCGTAGCGGACGGTCGCTAGCGTCGCAGCATCCTTAGGATAGTAGTGCTCGAAGAGCGTCTCATAGGCCTTGATTATGACTTCGTCCCTGTAGTCGCCCTTCTTCTTCCTTCCGAGAACAGGGTTGATGAAGAGGCCATCGACGAAGGTAAGGGCAGCTTTCTGGACA
The Thermococcus radiotolerans genome window above contains:
- a CDS encoding alkaline phosphatase family protein, with the translated sequence MEFERKVKEGMERTKKVLVIGLDSAPPELLFNRFIDDIPNVKRLLEKSVYGPMQTGIPAITIPMWMVMVTGKTPGELGLYGFRHRTGHSYTDYWIAHSRKVREPTLWDYLGERGKKSIIVGVPPTYPPKPINGHLVSCFITPDASVDYTYPKELKGEIERLVGEYIFDVPFRREAKDEVRDGIWEMTEKRFEVIRYLLSEKEWDYFHFVEIGLDRLHHAFWRYFDPNHHLYPGKGNKYENVIPDYYRLLDREIGETLKLVDLDETAVFIVSDHGIKAMHGNFAVNQWLAEEGLLKVRNPEVLHDGKVKRFESLEVDWKETTAWGWGGYYSRVFLNVLGREKEGKIPLSRFEKVRDEVAEQIKSIRGPNGEKWDTKVFYPEDIYPVTKGSKPDIMVYFDNLNWRAAGTVGHPSNYLPENDTGPDDANHSEFGVFSMYLPGFDESKATQLTIYDFAPTMLRLFGIEEPLAGMHGRSIL
- a CDS encoding DHH family phosphoesterase — translated: MNLIVHHWDTDGIASAALLVRALSLEEFTNMTAQIGEFSFDERIWRALERTERLYVLDFNVPEEVEKVRVPTLFIDHHTQPRIKNPLVEQVNPSLEGEYWPANSLVVSEHFGIWNAWSALGVVGDVGEKAFELEKVKELLGKEGISREEALRLVELIDSNYIAMDREAVEGAVKVLLNHPVRELLEYEPWVKKAEAIREAIEGAVSNAEERNGFAIVHFESPFNIISKVARKLVWELGYSGAIVINEDFHGKAQLYFRISGKEAERINMAEVIERIKALETNAGGKREVLGCVCERDKIEDALKIVEEYLR